GCCCTCATGGGCTGGAAGACCGGCTGGAGCATGCTGCTCGGCGCCGTCGCCACCTACGCGATCGCCGTGCCCCAGATCTGGCAGCACTTCCCCGACGCCCTGCTCGCCCACGGCGCGGACCCCAAGGTGCTCCTCGACCCGACCTTCTTCCCCACCTCCAAGGCCATCCGTAACTGGAGCCTGTGGGGCGGCTCGGCCATGATGGTCAGCTCGGGCATGCTTGGCTTCGCCCTCCAGTGGAAGACCATCGTCCGCGCCCTGACCCCCCAGAAGGCCTCGACCGCGAGCGGTGAGGCGGATCCCTTGGCCGCCATCGAGGTGCCCAACAGCTGGTTCTGGGCCGGTACCACCATTGCTGCCCTCGGCGTCATGACCATCATGCACTTCGCGTTCCACGTGAAGCCCTGGATGAGCCTCATCGCCGTCATCATGACCTTCTTCCTCAGCCTGGTCGCCTGCCGCGCCACCGGTGAGACCGACACCACCCCCATTGGCGCCATGGGCAAGATCACCCAGCTCACCTACGGCGTGCTCGCCCCGGCCAACGTCGTCACCAACCTCATGACCGCCTGCGTCACCGCGGGTGCTGCCGGTTCCGCGGCCGACCTCCTGACCGACCTCAAGAGCGGCTACCTGCTTGGCGCCAACCCCCGCAAGCAGTTCCTCGCCCAGTTCGCTGGCATCTTCGTCGGCACCGCCGTCGTCGTGCCGGTGTGGTACCTCCTGGTGCCCAACGCCGACGTGCTCGGCTCCGAGAAGTTCCCCGCCCCCGCCGCCCAGGTGTGGGCGAGCGTCGCCCAGCTCCTGAGCAACGGCATCGGCAGCCTGCACCCCACCATCCAGGTGAGCATGCTCGTCGGCGGCCTGATCGGCATCATCCTGCCCCTGATCGAGCTCGCCCTCCCCAAGAAGGCCAAGGCCTTCGTGCCCTCGCCGACCGCCCTGGGCCTGTCGATGGTCATCCCCGCGACCAACGCCATCTCCATGTTCCTCGGCGCGCTTCTCGCCCTCATCTGGGAGAAGCGGAACAGCAAGCAGGCTGAGGCCTTCTTGATCCCCATCGCCGCCGGCCTCATCGCGGGCGAAAGCCTGCTGGGCGTCGGGATCGTGCTGTTGAGCGTGCTGGCGCCGTGATCTTCAGCGATCGCGTCCGAGATCCCATCCACGGCCTGATCCCGCTCACGGCCTGTGAGCGAGACCTGCTCCGCACCCGGCCCTTCAGCCGGTTGCGGGGGGTCCGCCAGATGGGGATGGCCTACGTGGTCTATTCGGGCGCGCACCACACCCGCTACGAGCACGTGATCGGAGCCATGCACACCGCATGGCTCCTTTCCGAGCACCTCACCTCGGTCTTCAGCGAGCAGGACCTGCGCCTGATCCGCCTGGGGGCCCTCTGCCACGACCTGGGCCACCGGCCCTTCTCGCACTCGCTCGAAGACGCGGCCCGGCGCTACGCCGCCGACCCAGACTACGCCTTCCTCGCCAACTACCTGGACCACGAGGAGCGCACCCGCCTGCTGGTCGAGACCGACCCCGAGATCGGCGAGGTCCTCGCCCGCCACGAGGACTACCGCGACCTGGACCGGCGCGATATCGCCCTGGTCGCCATCGGCGAGCACCCGCGCGTCGAATTGAACCTCTTCACCCACTCCGAGATCGACGCCGACCGCATCGACTACGTCCTTCGGGACAACTACTACTGCGGCTTCACCCACGGCATCGATACCCAGTCGCTCTTGGACCTCTACGTGCCGGACCCCGAGCAGGGCCTGGTCCTGAGCGCCCAGCACACCTACGTTGCCTCGCAGCTGCTCTCGGCGCGCTTCAACCTCATCTCCAACATCCAGAACAACCCCAAGAGCCGCCTGGGGGATCTCTTGCTCGCGCGCTGCATCCGGCAGGCCCTGCAGGGCGCCGACGCCGAGCGCCGCGAGGTCTTCGACCGGGTCGTCAACGTGGGCCAGGACTCGGATCTCGAGCAGTTCTTGCGCAAATACGCCCCCTTCGAGTGGGGCCAGATGGAGGCCATGGTCGGCGGCCGCGAGCCCTTCCGCGAGCTGACCACTTACGACTTCTCGGTCCTCTCGCCCATGGCCCGCTTCGCCCTGCGCTCCTTGCAGGTGCCCGGCCGCAGCGTCGCCCAGCAGCTCGAAGACCGCCTCAACGCCCAGACTCAGGGCAGCTACCTGGTCGATCGCCTCTCGATCAGCCCGCCCACAGACCCATTGCCCGTCTCGCGCTCGGGACACGCTCCCTGGCACGGCCGCCTCACCGAGCTGCCCACGGTGCAGGGCATCGTGGACGCCTCGCTCGAAGGGATCGGCCTGCGGGTCTACGTGCCCGCCGACTCGGAGCTTGCCCCCGATGCTGAGCACTTCGCCGAGTGGGTGGCCGCTTACCGGCGCCTCGACGCGAGCATGGACGCGCCCAAGGCCGAGGGAATCCTCAATGAGCTGTGGGGCGGCGATCGCGTCCAGTTCGGCCTTCTCTTGGCCCTCGAAGAGGTCGCCCTCGATCTCTTGACCGAGCAGGTCGGCCACGGCCCATCGCGCCTGGCGCTCCTCTTCCTCACCTGCTACGCGGCTCTCGACAGCATCGCCCGCGCCGTGAACGACCCGCGCATCTACATGGACGGCCGCGAGGCCGTGCTCATCCTCTTGCGGCACCCGGCCCTGCGCCCCATCCTGGCCTCGCGCTTCCCCGAGAGCTACGCGGGCACCCGCCCCTCGGGCGCCCTGCTCAACGACCTGCGCTACCTGGAGCGCTGCGGCCTGGTCTACGCGCCGACGCGCGTCGAGCGGGTGCGCAACGTCTTCGTGCGCCGGCCCAAGTACGGCAGCACCGGCTGGGGCAAGCGCCTCTTCAGGACCCTCGCGGAGCCTGCGAGCAGCAGAGAGTTCGTCGACTCGCTCGAGACGGCCATGAAGGCGCTCTTCGCGCCTCACCTGGACGCCTACTGCGAATACTTCAGCCTGCTCGGCGAGGAGGGCGCGGGCAACGCTTCGCGCCGCCGCGAGCTCAGACGCCAGATGCCGGTGCCCTTCACGCGCTAAGCCGCGCTTTGGGCTAGAATAAGGGCATGATCGATGCCCTTCTCCTGCATGAGCTCTTGCTCGCCGTGATCATCGGCGGCCTCACGGGCCGCCTGGTGGACTTCGGCGCGGTGCAGCTCCTCTTCAGGCCCTACACCGCCAAGCGCTTCGCCGGCCTCAAGCTCCACGGCGTGCTGCCCGCACGCCAGGAGGCCCTCGCGCGGCAGGTGGCGAACTCCATCGCCGACCGCCTGCTCTCCGAGGAGACGCTCGCCTCGTTCATCACGAGCCCCGAGATGGCCGCCAAGATCCGCGAGAACGTCGCCCGTGAGGTGGACCGCTTCGTCGACCGCGACCTGCCCTCGGTCCGCGAGCTGTTGGGCGAGCTCTTGAGCGACCCCAAGGCCCTCGACGAGGAGATTCGCGTCGTCAGCTCCTGGTGCGGTGAGTACCTGGCCTCGCTCGCCAACAGCCCCGAGGTCCGCGAGCGCTGCGCCTTCGTCCTTACCCGCCTGATGGTCGAGCGCAAGGCCATGCGCATGGACGAGCTGCTCGCCCCCGGCGTGTGGGAGGCCATCGGCCGGATGATCGAAAGCCGGCTCGAAGGCCTCGCCGACACGCCCGAGCTGAACGCCGAGCGCATCGACACCTGGCTTGCGGGCCTGGGCGCACCCGGGACCATGTTCTCCGAAGAAACCCTCTCGAGCCTGCGCGCCGAGGCCCGCCAGCGCATCCCGGACTGGCTCAAAGCGCTCGAAGAAGGCCTCAAGCGCCCCGACACCCAGGCCTGGCTCGATCGCTACGTGCTCGACAGCGTCGAAGGCTTCATCGAGGACCTGCCGCGCCAGGGCCTGCTCAACGAATTGGTGGGCTGGTTCATCCGCACCACCTACCGCGAGAACAAGGCCCACTACCGCCGCAAGCTGCTCGAAATCCTGCCCGGTCAGGTCGCGCGCTTCCGCGAGAGCCTGAGCGACCCGGCCAACCGCGATCGCCTGTACCAAAAGCTCGACCAGGCCATCACCGAGATCGCGGGCACCCCGCTCGGCACCCGCTACGCCACCATCCCCGCCGACCTGCGCCGGGACCTCAAGGGCCTCGTCTCCCAGGTGCTGTCGAGCCCCACCACCCGCACGACCCTCCAGCAGTGGGCGAACCACCTGCTCGCGCGCTTCCGCTCGGCGCCGCTCGAAGAGTTCCTGCCCGCGGGGCTGCGCGCCCTCTCGGCCGAGGACCTTTCGAGCGCGAGCCAAGAGGGCCCCGTCCGCGACGCCGTGGATTTCGGCTTCGACCTGCTGCGCGAGGCGGGCCTGCAGCGCCAGCTCCAGAGCCTGATCGGCCAGGGCGCCTCCTTCGTCCTCTCCAAGCCCATCGGCCGCCTGCGCGACCGGCTCGGCGAAGAGCGGCTCACCCGCATCCACGGCACCATCGAGCAGCAGCTCCTGGCCGCCGCCCAGCGCGAGGCGCCGCGGCTCGCCCGGCTCATCGACGTGCGGGGGCTGGTCGAGACCAAGATTCAGGGCGCCGACGCCCAGGCCATCGAGGCCATGGTCAAGAACCTCGCGCGCAAGGAGCTCAACTCCATCTTCACCAAGGGCCTCTACGGCGGCATCCTCGTCAGCCTCGTCATGACGGGCTTCCTGCTCGTGCTCGAAAGCCTGGTGAACCGGCTCTACCCGGGCGCCGGCTGGATTGCGCTCGCCGGGGTGGGAGCCGCGCTCCTGGTCACGGCGGCACGTTATCTGCGCATTCCCGCGCCGCACGACTCTTGAGGGGAGCACAGGCGCGCTTTTTGTTGTGTGGCGTCCGTTACGGCGCAAGCGAAGCGCGCTCTCGTAGGATAGAAGTGGAATCTCGTCATCATCTCACCCGGAGGCGATCTCTCAGATGAGTGAACAAGTCCGACTTGCGACCCGCGAACTGCGCTGGGAGCAAATCCAGGCGGCCCTGACCGACCTGCTTCAAGAAGGCGACACCGCCATCACCCTCGCTGAAATCGCGCGCCGCTGCGACATCCCCCGGGCGGCCCTCAGCAAGGAAGCCGCCTGGAAGACGGCCATCGCTTCGGCCGAGGCCGAGCGGGTCCGTCGCCGTGCCGAGCAGCTCCAGCAGCTGCGCGTCGGCTTCATCACCCCTACCGTCCCGGCCCCCGAAGCCATCGACGGCGAGGCCCCACCCGTCTCGCTGGATACGGTCGTGCGCGACATCCAGCGCCTGGTGCACCAGGCCCGCGAGGGCGCCGACGAGGCCTACCAGCGAGGCCGCATGGAGGCGCTCGCCGAGCATCCCACCCCGGAAACCGTCGAGAGCGGCCTCCACGAAGCCTACGAGCGTGGCCGCGAAGCCGGCCGCAACGAGCTCACCGAGGACCTCAACCAGGCATACGAGCGCGGCCTGCGCGACGGCCGCGAGACCTCGAACGAGCTGGCAGAAGCCTACGAGCGCGGTCGCCAGGACGGCTTCAAGGCCGGCGGCGAAGAGGCGCGCAACGCCTACGACCGAGGCCGCTCGATGGGCCGCGCCGAACTGCAGGTCGAGGTCAACCAGGCCTACGAGCGAGGCGTGAAGGAAGGCAAGGCCGAATCGGCCGCCGACGTCATGAACGCCTACGACCGCGGCCGCCGCGACGGCTGGGAAGAAGGCCGCCGCGAGGGTGCGAACGGCGGGCGGTCCATGTTCGGCTTCAATGTCAACAAGGCCAACCCCGACCGGGAGTGGGCGCTCGCCATCCTCCACGCCCCCGGCACCGCCACGCCCGACCACCTGCGGACCACCTACCGGATGCTGACCAAGGCCTTCCACCCGGACCGCAACCCGGACGTCTCGCCCGAGTTCATCCGTAACCTCAACCGGGCCAAGGAGATCCTCGGCTTCTAGCCTTCTACTCGGGCACGTCGGTGACGGTGAAGGTCGGCGCGTTCGGCGTCGAGGCGTCCCGGAAACTCCAGGTGCCTGGATAGTGCCAGCCCTTGGTGAAGCTCTCGCCCGGCGCGATGGGCCCGAGCACGTCCGTGGCCCCACCGAAGCCCACGAAGGTGCGGGTCACCGAGTCTTGGTTGGTGATGATCGTCGTGGTGTTGGGGCGCAGGTAAATGTGCGCCGGCGTCACCACCCCGCCGGGCCCGATGGTGACGCGCACCGTTCCGGTCGCAAAGACGGTGCCCGCTGGGTACGCGGTCGACCTGCCGCCCGGCGCGGGCAAGACCTGGGGCTGAACCAGGGGACCACTGCCGGCCTCGCCGGGCATCGCGCTGAGGTGCGGCAGGACACGAGGCGGGGCCTTCTCGGGGCTTCGCACGTCGCCTGGCTGTGCGGCCGCACACCCCGCCACCGCCACCAACAGCAGGCTCAGCGAGAGCCCGCGCCAGCATCGTCCCCTCATGCCTCCTCCTTTCAAGCAAGGCCGAGCCTCGCTCGATCGTCTCGCCCCTTCCACCGCCCATGACGACCCAGCGCGCCCCACGCGTCTTGAGATAAAACGACGAAATGAACACTCCTGAAATTCCCTTCGAGGTATCCCCCGCCCCCGGCATCTACCAATGCGTCGCGTGCGGCGCCTGCTGCGCGGCCCCCGACATCAGCACCCTGAAAAAACCACTGGGCGTGCCCTGCGACCACCTGGGCCCCGACCACCTGTGCGGCATCTACGAGACGCGCCCTGCGGTCTGCCGCAACTACCGGCCCGATTGGATCTGTGCCGAGGTGGCCCCCCTGCCGACCCTGGAAGCGCGCGTGCAGCGCTATCTGGAAATCTTCGGTCTTGCTCCGCAAGAAGGGGGTTGACAGATCCTTAGAATGATTCTAAAGTTAGAGAGAATTCAAGAGCGCGACGCCCTCGCCTCTTTTTTATTTCTCACTGATTTAGAATTACTCTAAATCTACTTCAATTAAAAGGAGCGCCGTGATGGAAACCCCGCTGAACCGCACCGTGACCCGTCAGAACCTGGAAGCCGCGTTCGGCGGCGAGGCCATGGCCAACCGCAAGTACCTTTACTTCGCCAAGATCGCCCGCGAGCTGGGCGACGAGGAGATCGCCAAGCTCTTCGAGGAGACCGCCCACCAGGAGACGGCCCATGCCTTCAGCCACCTGGAGCTGCTCTATCCCAAGGAGACACTCAGCCTCTCGCGCATCTTGGAGCTCGCCATCGAGGGCGAGACCTACGAGTACACGACCATGTACCCGGCCTTCCGCCAGAAGGCCGTCGAAGAGCAGGAAGCCGCCGCTGCAGCCGAGTTCAGCGAGCAAGAAGACGAGTCCCGCGAGCACGCCGAGATTTTCCGCCAGGCCCTGAAGCTCGCCGAGAAGCGCTTCGCCGCTCTCACCAAGGTCGAAGAGCGCCACGCCAACCGCTACCGCCAGGCCCTCGAAGGCCTCAAGTAAGGAGAAAAGCCATGCGTAAGTTTCGCTGCGTCGTCGACGGCCACATCTACGATGAGTCCCTCGGGGATCCCGACAGCGGGATCGCCCCCGGCACCCGCTGGGAGGACGTGCCCGACACCTGGAGCTGCCCGGAGTGCGGCGTAGGCAAGGAAGATTTCGAGGAGATCTAGCCATGGACCCCATCGTCATCATCGGGGCGGGGTTGGGCGGCCTGACGGTCGCCCGCGAGCTCCGTCAACTTTCCCCTGACGTCGCCATCACCCTCGTCACCCAGGATGACGCTCACCAGTACCCCAAGCCCATGCTCTCGACCGCCCTGCGCCTCGGGAAGCGCCCCGACGACCTGATCCGGGCGCGAGCCGAGGAGCTTCGCGCCCTCGGCATCGAGGTCCTCGCACGCCGCTCGGTCGTGAAGCTGGAGCCTGAAGCGAAGCGGCTGACGCTCGACGACGGCAGCACCCTCGCTTACCGGGACCTGGTCCTCGCCACCGGCGCCTCCCCCTTCGTGCCGGAGGTCGCAGGGGCGCGTGACGCGGTCCTCACCGTCAATCACCTGGACGACTACCGGCGCTTCCGCGACGCCCTCCACGCCGAGGCTCCCGTGCTCCTGATCGGAGGCGGGCTCATCGGGATGGAGTTCGCCTCGGACCTCTTGGCGAGCGGCCATACGGTCCACGTGGTCGATCCCGGTCCCGGCCCCCTGCCCCGCCTTCTGCCCCCGAGCGCAGGCGCCCTCGTGACGACCGCCCTTGAGCAAGTAGGCGGTACCTTCCACTGGGGGCGCACCCTCTCGTCGCTCGAACGCCTGAGCGATCGCACCCTGCGTGCCAAGCTCTCGGACGGCACCGAGCTTATCGTGGGTACCGTGCTCTCGGCGGTGGGCCTGCGCCCCAACGCACAGCTCGCCAAGGACGCGGGGCTTCCCGTCGGGCGCGGGGTGCGCCTCGACGCCCAGCTCAAGGCCCATGCGCACGTCTACGCCCTGGGGGACTGCGCCGAGTTCGAGTCGGGCCTCTACCTGCCCTTCATCAAGCCCATCGGCGAGCAGGCCCGCCACATCGCCCGGGCGCTCACGAGCGGTCAGGATACACCCTTCGCCATGACGAACTACGCCATCACCGTCAAGATCGCCCAGTGGGCCGTCGCCACGACCACGCCGCTACCCGGCGAGCACGGTACCTGGGACGAGGTGGTTCACGACCGGGGCAGTCTCTCTCGGCTGCGCGACGACGAGGGGCGCGTCCTGCGGGTGGTCGCGACCGGTAGCGAAACGGCATCACTCGCACGGTGGCTTCAAGAAGTGCCCGTCCTGAGCGCGCAGCAAGCCCTCAGCGCGGCCAGCCCGCGATGAAATCCGACAGCAGCTGGGGCACCGCCGTATCGAAGCCGACCACGTCCAGCATGCCGGGGTCGGCAGGGTCTGCGATCGAGAAGCCGTTCGAGACCATGCCGACCACCGCGAGCTTGGCGGGGATGCCCGTGCGCGCGCGGTAGCGCGCGAGGGCCTCGCTCGGATGCACGTCGCCGGCCCAGGTCTCACTGTCGGTCAGGATCACGAAGGCATCCGCCTCGACCCCGTGTTCGAGGGCCCAGAGCATCGGCAGGGCGCAATCGGTCCCTCCGAAGGGAATCGCCGCGCTCAGGCGCATCACGTCGTCCAGGCGCTGATGCGCCGAGAGGGCGAGCGGCACCATCCGATCGCTGAAGGCGATCACCGTGACGTCCTGCTCGGTGGCCGTCGT
Above is a window of bacterium DNA encoding:
- a CDS encoding OPT/YSL family transporter, producing the protein MSTTLGNEEASAASKELTPQERELDWYKNVYQGDSMPQLTVRSVLMGSVLGAIMSLSNLYVGLKTGWGLGVAITACILSYAIWTTLRKVGLAKTDMSILENNAMQSTASAAGYSTGGTMVSAIAAYLIVTKTNMEFWTLMGWTFFLAMLGVMLAIPMKRQMINHEQLRFPSGVAAAATLKSLHAKGGDAVRQARTLFQMMGLGAVVAWARDGMPWLAGKLKMNLPALPADFHFPLLKIAGQPIAKWTFTLEASTIMIAAGALMGWKTGWSMLLGAVATYAIAVPQIWQHFPDALLAHGADPKVLLDPTFFPTSKAIRNWSLWGGSAMMVSSGMLGFALQWKTIVRALTPQKASTASGEADPLAAIEVPNSWFWAGTTIAALGVMTIMHFAFHVKPWMSLIAVIMTFFLSLVACRATGETDTTPIGAMGKITQLTYGVLAPANVVTNLMTACVTAGAAGSAADLLTDLKSGYLLGANPRKQFLAQFAGIFVGTAVVVPVWYLLVPNADVLGSEKFPAPAAQVWASVAQLLSNGIGSLHPTIQVSMLVGGLIGIILPLIELALPKKAKAFVPSPTALGLSMVIPATNAISMFLGALLALIWEKRNSKQAEAFLIPIAAGLIAGESLLGVGIVLLSVLAP
- a CDS encoding HD domain-containing protein — encoded protein: MIFSDRVRDPIHGLIPLTACERDLLRTRPFSRLRGVRQMGMAYVVYSGAHHTRYEHVIGAMHTAWLLSEHLTSVFSEQDLRLIRLGALCHDLGHRPFSHSLEDAARRYAADPDYAFLANYLDHEERTRLLVETDPEIGEVLARHEDYRDLDRRDIALVAIGEHPRVELNLFTHSEIDADRIDYVLRDNYYCGFTHGIDTQSLLDLYVPDPEQGLVLSAQHTYVASQLLSARFNLISNIQNNPKSRLGDLLLARCIRQALQGADAERREVFDRVVNVGQDSDLEQFLRKYAPFEWGQMEAMVGGREPFRELTTYDFSVLSPMARFALRSLQVPGRSVAQQLEDRLNAQTQGSYLVDRLSISPPTDPLPVSRSGHAPWHGRLTELPTVQGIVDASLEGIGLRVYVPADSELAPDAEHFAEWVAAYRRLDASMDAPKAEGILNELWGGDRVQFGLLLALEEVALDLLTEQVGHGPSRLALLFLTCYAALDSIARAVNDPRIYMDGREAVLILLRHPALRPILASRFPESYAGTRPSGALLNDLRYLERCGLVYAPTRVERVRNVFVRRPKYGSTGWGKRLFRTLAEPASSREFVDSLETAMKALFAPHLDAYCEYFSLLGEEGAGNASRRRELRRQMPVPFTR
- a CDS encoding DUF445 family protein, with amino-acid sequence MIDALLLHELLLAVIIGGLTGRLVDFGAVQLLFRPYTAKRFAGLKLHGVLPARQEALARQVANSIADRLLSEETLASFITSPEMAAKIRENVAREVDRFVDRDLPSVRELLGELLSDPKALDEEIRVVSSWCGEYLASLANSPEVRERCAFVLTRLMVERKAMRMDELLAPGVWEAIGRMIESRLEGLADTPELNAERIDTWLAGLGAPGTMFSEETLSSLRAEARQRIPDWLKALEEGLKRPDTQAWLDRYVLDSVEGFIEDLPRQGLLNELVGWFIRTTYRENKAHYRRKLLEILPGQVARFRESLSDPANRDRLYQKLDQAITEIAGTPLGTRYATIPADLRRDLKGLVSQVLSSPTTRTTLQQWANHLLARFRSAPLEEFLPAGLRALSAEDLSSASQEGPVRDAVDFGFDLLREAGLQRQLQSLIGQGASFVLSKPIGRLRDRLGEERLTRIHGTIEQQLLAAAQREAPRLARLIDVRGLVETKIQGADAQAIEAMVKNLARKELNSIFTKGLYGGILVSLVMTGFLLVLESLVNRLYPGAGWIALAGVGAALLVTAARYLRIPAPHDS
- a CDS encoding YkgJ family cysteine cluster protein, which gives rise to MNTPEIPFEVSPAPGIYQCVACGACCAAPDISTLKKPLGVPCDHLGPDHLCGIYETRPAVCRNYRPDWICAEVAPLPTLEARVQRYLEIFGLAPQEGG
- a CDS encoding rubrerythrin family protein codes for the protein METPLNRTVTRQNLEAAFGGEAMANRKYLYFAKIARELGDEEIAKLFEETAHQETAHAFSHLELLYPKETLSLSRILELAIEGETYEYTTMYPAFRQKAVEEQEAAAAAEFSEQEDESREHAEIFRQALKLAEKRFAALTKVEERHANRYRQALEGLK
- a CDS encoding rubredoxin is translated as MRKFRCVVDGHIYDESLGDPDSGIAPGTRWEDVPDTWSCPECGVGKEDFEEI
- a CDS encoding FAD-dependent oxidoreductase; its protein translation is MDPIVIIGAGLGGLTVARELRQLSPDVAITLVTQDDAHQYPKPMLSTALRLGKRPDDLIRARAEELRALGIEVLARRSVVKLEPEAKRLTLDDGSTLAYRDLVLATGASPFVPEVAGARDAVLTVNHLDDYRRFRDALHAEAPVLLIGGGLIGMEFASDLLASGHTVHVVDPGPGPLPRLLPPSAGALVTTALEQVGGTFHWGRTLSSLERLSDRTLRAKLSDGTELIVGTVLSAVGLRPNAQLAKDAGLPVGRGVRLDAQLKAHAHVYALGDCAEFESGLYLPFIKPIGEQARHIARALTSGQDTPFAMTNYAITVKIAQWAVATTTPLPGEHGTWDEVVHDRGSLSRLRDDEGRVLRVVATGSETASLARWLQEVPVLSAQQALSAASPR